The following proteins come from a genomic window of Flavobacteriales bacterium:
- a CDS encoding alpha/beta fold hydrolase, with protein MRKSVRHKGVDVVYSQRSVGETVLLLHGFLEERGMWNNYADELSKNYNVIAVDLLGQGETGSIGYVHSMEDHAAAVAAVLDTETVESFTVVGHSMGGYVALALAELLPAKIQKLVLFHSTAYPDSEERKKDRERVIDLVKRNKGVYVRTVIPSLFAEHSRTELKDEIQDIIDIANGFTEQGIVANIRGMMERKDRSAILKSISFPKLILHGELDSVIPTESVEKLAALNSNISLQVVSNIGHMGHLEAPEKCLRILSDFIAN; from the coding sequence TTGCGAAAGTCGGTACGGCATAAAGGTGTTGATGTGGTTTATTCACAACGTAGCGTTGGCGAAACCGTGCTGCTGTTACATGGTTTTTTGGAAGAGCGCGGCATGTGGAACAATTACGCTGATGAGTTAAGCAAGAACTACAACGTAATTGCGGTGGATCTTCTTGGGCAAGGCGAAACGGGAAGTATCGGTTACGTGCATTCCATGGAAGACCACGCTGCGGCCGTGGCTGCGGTGCTTGATACGGAGACTGTGGAAAGCTTCACGGTTGTCGGTCATTCGATGGGCGGTTATGTGGCGTTGGCGTTGGCCGAGCTGCTTCCAGCCAAAATCCAAAAATTAGTTCTGTTCCATTCTACCGCTTACCCCGATTCTGAAGAACGCAAGAAAGACCGCGAGCGCGTGATCGACCTTGTGAAACGAAACAAGGGTGTTTATGTGCGAACCGTCATCCCTTCGCTGTTTGCCGAGCATTCGCGAACAGAACTGAAAGATGAGATCCAAGACATTATTGACATTGCGAATGGTTTTACTGAGCAGGGAATTGTTGCTAACATCCGCGGCATGATGGAACGGAAGGACCGCTCAGCCATCCTCAAGAGTATATCTTTCCCAAAATTGATCCTGCATGGCGAACTGGATTCGGTGATCCCGACCGAAAGTGTAGAGAAATTAGCTGCGCTGAATTCAAATATTTCGCTTCAGGTGGTGAGCAACATCGGCCACATGGGACATTTGGAAGCTCCCGAAAAATGTCTCCGAATCCTTTCTGATTTTATTGCGAACTGA
- a CDS encoding GAF domain-containing protein has translation MAEELKITASANRKEMYDQLLPQIEVLVEGEPSLVANLANVAAALRQTFGFFWVGFYLVDGRELVLGPFQGDIACTRIRFGKGVCGTSWKKKKTVIVPNVDEFPGHIACSSASRSEIVVPIISNETVVAVLDVDSDRLDDFSEVDKLGLEPIAKLLIPFFG, from the coding sequence ATGGCAGAGGAATTGAAAATAACGGCCTCGGCCAACCGCAAGGAAATGTACGACCAACTCCTTCCGCAAATAGAAGTACTTGTAGAAGGTGAGCCATCACTTGTGGCCAATCTCGCCAACGTGGCTGCCGCATTGCGCCAAACATTCGGGTTCTTTTGGGTGGGGTTTTATTTGGTCGATGGCCGAGAACTGGTGCTCGGGCCCTTTCAGGGCGACATTGCCTGCACGCGAATCCGTTTTGGAAAAGGTGTTTGCGGCACTTCGTGGAAGAAGAAAAAGACCGTTATCGTTCCGAATGTGGATGAATTTCCAGGCCACATCGCATGCAGTTCCGCATCCCGTTCCGAGATCGTAGTTCCGATCATTTCCAATGAAACCGTAGTTGCCGTTCTGGATGTGGACAGCGACAGATTGGATGATTTCAGTGAGGTGGACAAGCTCGGTCTGGAACCGATCGCAAAGCTTCTAATTCCATTTTTCGGATGA
- a CDS encoding outer membrane beta-barrel protein — MKRFLPIVIALFIISFTEEANAQGKLGVFVGVGTMFYSGDLQEHLWPHPATMRWTVDAGLHWQITRRWGLQLNYTLGEITASDQFAAAAWRKNRDLRFRSLVHEIGLRGTFDILPNDKWKFLPYITAGVSALNFEPKRDGVALRPLQTEGVAYSNWTVSIPTGLGLKYQINCRWGLKGEVLYHWTITDYLDDVSGNYIAPTGDANRDFYSDPGSVSTPGKMRGNPKFKDGFFDVNVGVVFYFVGCGSNRKGGLIEDCEKMYKDVDMEKLKDMYGQ; from the coding sequence ATGAAACGTTTCCTTCCAATTGTTATCGCCCTATTCATCATTTCGTTTACCGAAGAAGCGAATGCCCAAGGCAAGTTGGGGGTGTTTGTTGGGGTAGGAACCATGTTTTACAGTGGCGACCTTCAGGAGCATCTGTGGCCGCATCCGGCCACCATGCGCTGGACGGTGGATGCAGGGCTTCATTGGCAGATCACCAGACGTTGGGGGCTGCAACTCAACTATACGCTGGGCGAGATAACCGCGAGCGACCAATTTGCTGCGGCTGCTTGGAGGAAAAACCGTGACCTGCGTTTCCGTTCGCTGGTGCATGAGATCGGTCTTCGTGGCACGTTCGACATTCTGCCAAACGATAAATGGAAGTTCCTGCCATACATCACCGCAGGGGTAAGTGCGTTGAATTTTGAACCTAAACGCGATGGCGTGGCGCTACGTCCGCTTCAGACCGAAGGTGTCGCATATTCCAATTGGACGGTCAGCATCCCAACAGGACTTGGCTTGAAATACCAGATCAACTGCCGTTGGGGGCTGAAGGGCGAGGTGCTTTACCATTGGACCATAACCGATTACTTGGATGATGTGAGCGGAAACTACATTGCTCCTACCGGAGACGCCAATAGGGACTTTTACAGCGATCCCGGAAGCGTCTCAACACCTGGCAAAATGCGCGGAAACCCGAAGTTCAAAGATGGATTCTTTGATGTGAATGTGGGGGTTGTGTTTTACTTCGTTGGCTGCGGTAGCAACAGGAAAGGTGGTCTCATCGAAGACTGCGAAAAGATGTACAAGGATGTGGACATGGAGAAGTTGAAGGACATGTACGGGCAGTGA
- a CDS encoding outer membrane beta-barrel protein: MKKLLLALFLTLSFGASFAQNTDQTVADEKPKKKRRMPSTREMVLLNFNFDSWLNTPSTVKPKWFASRGVDVAVLYDYVIAKSTFSLGLGVGFNSHNIQMEAFPIEYQVKDNGRANTETHSYTMLDPKFFDGQKITVNKISTNFIDIPFEVRFRSKSPADRKKLTAAIGFKIGWLVQSHTKTKVDEDYYYQGVNFGRKVKTYDIPNLTKFRYGVSARIGYANYYVSFFYSLTPLFVKGKGTEATPISIGIGVSPF, from the coding sequence ATGAAGAAGCTTCTACTTGCGCTTTTCCTAACACTCAGTTTCGGAGCATCCTTTGCTCAGAATACTGACCAGACCGTGGCGGATGAAAAGCCGAAGAAGAAAAGACGCATGCCATCCACGCGCGAAATGGTGCTGCTCAACTTCAATTTCGATAGCTGGCTGAACACGCCATCGACCGTCAAACCCAAATGGTTTGCTTCGCGGGGCGTGGACGTGGCCGTACTTTACGACTACGTGATCGCCAAAAGCACTTTCAGTCTCGGTTTGGGCGTGGGGTTCAATTCGCACAACATTCAAATGGAAGCCTTCCCAATTGAATATCAGGTGAAGGACAATGGTCGAGCGAACACGGAAACGCACTCCTACACCATGCTCGACCCGAAGTTCTTCGATGGCCAGAAGATCACGGTGAATAAGATCTCTACCAATTTCATCGACATTCCATTTGAGGTCCGATTCCGTTCAAAATCCCCAGCAGACAGGAAGAAACTCACGGCAGCCATCGGTTTCAAGATCGGTTGGTTGGTGCAGAGCCACACCAAGACCAAGGTAGATGAAGACTACTATTATCAGGGTGTCAATTTCGGCCGTAAGGTGAAAACCTACGACATTCCCAACCTGACAAAATTCCGATACGGAGTTTCTGCCCGCATCGGCTACGCGAATTACTACGTTAGCTTCTTCTACTCACTCACGCCACTTTTTGTAAAAGGCAAAGGAACCGAGGCCACACCCATTTCAATTGGTATTGGCGTAAGTCCTTTTTAA